ccccatgCCAGATTATCAAGGGGACCCTGTGGCAGGGATAAAAGCCAGTAGACAATCAGAATTATCATGAAATCACTaacacatccagcctggcccagaGAGATGAGTATTCTCTATGCAGCTCTGGTCCCATTTTTTCAGGGTTTGGTGGtttcttttggtgttttttttgggttttgttttgttttgtttttttgggggggtgtttgtgtttcctttttttgttggtttgggtttgaagttTTTTGGGGTGGagtgggggaggggggaagaacACCCAGAGGTGTCAAGAAAAGTAGCTTGTTATTGGAATACACCAAATTGAATTCTTCTGAATCACCCCTGCTatcctttaaaaggaaaaaaccaaggCTTAACACAGCGCCTGGTACACGATGTCGTTTGATGCACACGCTGCTAACAACCTTTAAGCGTTTTGCATATAAATCCTTGCTTGAATCCACAGGCTGTTTACAGACACAGAACACACATTACCttagagctctgctgctgatctctcagaaagcagctgcaaaTACACCAATTCTTGGTTACTTATTTAAAATAGGACACTGAAGGTACAAGAGCAGAGGTAATCTCTTAATTAGCCACCTCTTCTGTTTGAGAAACCCAGACAGATCTATCCATGGTCAGCCCTCCATATCCTGCTTATTTTAGGGCTGGAGCTCCTTCAGCCTCTCCAACAAGCACAGCACCATGCTCCAAAGCATCAGGAAGCACTGAAGGAGAATCCTTGTGCTTTAAGGGCTGCCAGTCCTTATTCGTCTCTCAACCATCAGCTTCCCAGTGCTGTCAGCCCAAGAAAAAGTGGGACTGGCTGCTCTTCTTGTCAGCCACTGAAATTATGTCACTTACCTCAGGAAGACTCACCAGGCATACATTTAAAGAGGTGACACAAGAAATAAACCAGCCTGGAAATTTCTCGTGCCTGCAATCTTTTGGAGCCTTATGAAAATGCGATGCACAAATAAGACTCCCTTCCCTTCCAGACAGCTTTAACTTGCATTAGCAGTATTTAATCAGCAATTCACTGCTGACCTTGGCTGCATTACAAGGAGCTATTTGCACAAGGACGGAaagattttaaacaatttaTCCAATGCGTTGGATGCAAACAGGCTTTTCTTTAAACACCAAGCATGAAAGTCCTTAGGCCAGTTAATTTTTTGTTAACAGATTTATCACAAAAGGAAAGTACtgtgtttctttcctgttgAATAGGAACTCGGGCTTCAAACAGAGAATAACTTCAGAGCAAGCATTGAAGGGAGGTCAGAGGAGGGCTATTGCTTTTAAGGAAAGAGATAATGTTATTAGAGGTGAAGCTCTAAATACATTTTCACCATGCCAACTTGGGTGGCTGAATGTTGACACTAAATGTTGACATTTTTTCAGACTTTGCCAGCAAGAAGCCCGTTAGCCACACTGTGCCAGCAACTGCTGCCCCTCTcacagaagcagctcctgcGAGGCAAAGGCAGGCACACAAAGACCTGGAGAAAGCCacttccagcctggctttgattGAATGATTTAAAAGCTGAGGGTCTTGCTGTTGTTTCATTAATAGGGAACACCAGCAAAGCCATGTGTATAGTTCTTGCATCTTACAAAGACTAATAAAGGCCAGGTAACTTGCTGGCCCATCCACAAAGCTCCTGCTGGCTTCAGCAGGACTTTTCCCACATTTAATAAAAGCGTGACCTGCACGGCGGTTTGGCACGGAGACGTGTCTGGACATGCCATGCTGAAGGATCACACAGATACTGTGAAATGAAGCCCTCACTTTTCATCAAGCACCAGACAGAGCAGATTTGCAGCAACCCAACACTGGAGCCAAGGAAACAACAACTCCGAGCAAGGCAGCCACAAACCCCAAGGTGCTCCATTTCAGAAGTCAGCACCACCACAGACAGTGCCAGCCATGCTCCACTCTCCCTCCTGGCTCTCCTCCACAtccctctgcacagctcccaagGCGTGcacttcctgcttttccatccttttGCCACTTTAGTAGTCTCCTCCTAAAGAGCACATAAACCTGCCAATTACAGTTCTGTGGCTGCAGGTAGCTGTTAgtgaaaaaaaggcaacaaGGAATTTAAATCTTGAGGCACAGATGCTTTAACACAGTTGTTTATTATGACAGTGAAATAgtcaaacaaaaccaccaactTTTTATGGAAACAATAAAAGTGCAAAAGTACTTTGgaattaaatagaaaatgaatttataaaGGTTTCATAGAATGGGCTGACACTTTGAGCCTATAAAcacttaaaaaaccaaaacaatagCAGCTGAACACTTCAGTTTCCTCTTTGGTCTTATAATTAACCAGCAAAAAATAGTTGTACCAGGAATGTCCATTACAAAAACATACTTAAAATTTACATTACTCTGCAGAGATTCAAAATCAAAAGAGGAATGTTTGCAAGATATTTGGTCAGATACAATATAATGCCTTTGAGAAATGGAGAGCATTTTTcaatacaaaatgaaattacatctATGAATTTTGGTACTGTAAGTTAACTTATTCTCTTGCACGTGTGACTCCTCTTCCCAATCAACGTTCAATAAAAACAACTTCATTTGCACAGTCTTTGCAAAATGAGGCTGCAGGTAAGAGAACCAAGAGCCTGTGTTAGTGCTAAATAACACGCtctttttgctgtgtttgtgcttctgtttacacacacacaggcaaCCCTCCTGAATCCACGGTACATTTCAACAACAACAGCCTTAGCAAACAGGTAAGCACAACCTTGCTGCGTAtccatgggctgggagaggaggaagaaggcaAAAGGGCCACAGGATTACTCATATGGGTCAAGCTCTCTGTACACCTCCCTGGAGATAAGGCCCTGAAacagctccagcacacagcaggcaCCAGTGCTGTCATGTTTCTGTGGAATAAGATGAATGCTGTAACAGAAACCCAACTTCTGTCAGCTCCTTTCATCAATCCTATTCATGAATGCATGCTTTAGAGCAGATAAGGGGAATACATTTCATATGTCAGTTGTACCCCTGAGCCACCAAGTGCACACACATTGCCTCATGGCAGGATGCCCCCTCACTTCAAGAAGGCTCACCCAAGCTGAAGGTGAAAGCAAACACATGCATTCGCTCCATCATGAACTCAAAGCATGCCTTGCTGAGCAAAAACTCACACTGAAGATCTACTTGCATAGCTAATGAACTGAGGGTTTGCCTCACTTTTTACCCTGATGGATTCAACTGCTTCGGAAATACtgtcaaaacaaaacccacttaAATCTCTTTACCCTACAGTCCAAATCCACTTGCTTTCAATAGTTCTCCAATTTTACCCCATGTCCTTTGGCTTGTTTGCAGTGCATCTTCACTGAGTTTACCATCATTGTCACTCACCCCTCAGCCCAACTTTCATTTTCTAAACTATTTACATTCTCCACCATCTCTTCCTGTCATGTATTTTCCAATGCAACTCTCTTCTCCTGACCTTACCACATTTTAGTGAGGAAGTCCTTACCAAGTCCATTACAGATTTCCATGTATTGTGGCAATATTAAACAAATGCACACccctttccagaaaaaaagttcCCTTTTCAGAGACAGGGATGCAGTGATATAAACAGACAGACAGCTGACTGAAGTGATCATGATGCCAGAGTTAACAGCTCAAGGATTTTCATGTCAAGAGTTCAGGCAGCCACAATAGCCTGGGCTGGCCATCTAGTTCTTCTTTGGGCAAAAGATTCAATGGCTTTGATTGCAGAACTGCATCTTACTTTAAATACCAAGAAACACAAGCCTGCAAAAATAGTACATCTCATGGTCtgctacaaaaaaacccaacaacccaGAATGCAGCTGACTTAGTCTTAAATACCATGTGCAAAGAACATTTGATCAATACTACCTATAAATACACTATTTGTATTTGTAGAAAGAAGCACAGGGCTTCGAATACAAAAATAACCCAGCTTGTGGGTGTGACCTATGCCATAATTACCTGAAAATATGACTGCAAGAGCAGTTAAAGAAATAGACAGAAGTAGGCAAACATCTGCCTAGGGAGTGTTTCCATTTAGAAAAATAGATTTGTATAAAGCTTCATAGATTTTGACACAGTTTGTTTCATGTTCTGATGCACAGAACTGTGAGTAAGGCACACCAATCCAtcagggagaggaagagcaggtTAGTTACTTCAGGCTGTCCTAAAGCTTCCCAGAAGTTACACTTGGTCCTTCACAATTCGGGAGGGCTCTctcaggacacagcactgcaggtagTAAGGCACATGCTTAGCTTCCTGAGCACCAGCAATTCAGCAACACATTTTGGGACTTAATACACCAAATGCTTGAGCAggtgaccaaaaaaaacccaaggattTGAATTTCTGAATCTTCTGACACCCTGGGACACCTGCAGTAGTAGCTAAGGACACTTGCAAACCTGGCTGCATCACAACTCACCAGGTTATTCCAACAACTGGGATATAACCAGACAAAAAGTGGCAATTACCTGCCTGATATTTATACCCAGAGGGCATCAGAATCTGTAGCCCAAGACTGCTACTGTACCACGAATCTGTGCTAAATAATTCTGAAGTACCCTGAAATATTTTACGTTCTTCCCCCCATAACAAAATAACAATTTGCTGTAGTACAGCACTAGAAAATCCCATCAAGGTTACTTGGTTCAAACACTGACACAATCAAGACAACTGGTTAGGCAGTTAtccaaaaatcccaccaaacTCCTaccagggagcaggagggtgcCACAGTCAACTTCTGGCACTGAGATTTGGACTGGTTTAAGGTTTGTTCCAAAATATAATAAGagaatttcttattttgttgTTGGTCCTTGAGGTGAAGCATATTCTAAGGAAATAATACTTGAATACAGAAACAAGTAACAAAACTCAACTAGAACCCACACACAAAAGAACCTCagagtatttctttaaaagGGTTTTCCTTGGGATACTCCTTCAACAAAACACTAATGCCTCCTCAATAGCAATACTTAGTGCAGCCAATTATCCTAAAAAGAAGGCCTTTGTGAAAATAAAGTGCTGTCTGTTTCCTTCTATCTGCATTCCAATCCTTCAGTTCAACCTTCACTTGAACACAAATGTAAAACTAGATTCTTCATCCTGTTATCAGAGCAGTTTCACTTCTTCCCTCAAGTTTACATTAACGTGTGTTACATTTCTATTTAGCACAATGTGCTTGATTACCCAGGAAGTTTAAAGCATGGCATTGAGCATTTCAAACTGTGATGCACACCCATGCTCTAGTGCTTATCACATTTTAAGAACATCTTAGTACACTGATAGATGGGGAAAGTGCTGTTTGCACTTGGAAGATTTTTAAATCCCACATGGATTTTGcatcataaaaagaaaatctcaggAAAAGCTCTATTTTGCCACTAAGACAAGAAATTAACATAGATTTCTAAACAGTCAGTTTGAGCCTTTTAGTTTGCAAACTGTCGACCGAAGGCAACACTTGAGGACTAAGGCGTTTCCCCAGAAATGTCAGAATTTTCCCACGTACAACCAATGAGAATGAGAATCACAATTTCAGTAAGTCTTGCTCTGCTCTTCTCAGGTCAGGAACAGGACCACAGAGGCACATTTCATCAGTCCCACCGTCCCCAGGCAGATGCAGGCTCCTGGAGCGCCAGGAGCCGGCAGTGCGCGATGGAGAGTCCCgaggtgccagcagctctcccagcgCCGCTCACTCCCCGGCTGGCGGCTCCCGCTTGGCCTCAGCCATGTGGCGGCACGGGGCGGGCGCCGGGCGCCAGTACCGGGGGCTGCTGTACATCCTGATGATGTGCGGGGCCTGGATCCACGTGCTGATCAGCTGGAAGGCCACGAGGTCCAGCGTGGGCCCGTCGAAGGCAGACAGCAAGTTCACGGGGGCCGCTTCTTTGAGGAACCGCGGCAGTGCCACGGCCTCGGGGATGCTGCTGTTGCCCAGGAAGAAATCCATCAGCACCTGCTTGCGCAGGCAGTCCCTGAGGTACAGCACCAGGTCCTCCAGGCGCTCCACCAGGAACTGCTCGTCCCAGGCCTCCAAgggcccctgcagcagcagggagaagagagcCGTCTTCAGTACGTAGGAGGAGAGCACTCGGCCCCACTGGGAGCAGAAGGGCTCCTCCAGGCCGTGCCGGCGGAGGTCCCGCAGGCCCTTGAGGATCTGCAGGCACTTGAGGTGGCAGGAGGCGGCCGGGGCCTGCTCcttcagccagcccagcagccgcTGCTCCTGCCGCGAGGCGTTCAGGCCCCAGAGCGCCTCGGGGGCCAGGGAGCCCCGGGGGCCCTCGGGCGGCAGGGCTGTGAGGTAGAGCGCGTCGCCGAGAGGGATGGCCGGGATGAGGCGCACGGCCATGGAGATGTGGCAGCACACGTAGTcggagcagggcaggatgtgCAGCGTGGGCGGCTGCCCGGGGCACGCCGAGAGGCTGACGCGGCACCGCTCCTGCAGCCGATAGCGCACGGCGCCCAGGCACCGCTGCAGATGGCCCTGGAACCAGCGAAGCACCAGCCCCGAGGAGAGGTGGCTGCGGCCCTGCAGCTCCACGCAGAAGCCCTCGGCGAAGGGCCGGCAGCGTCGCGTCCAGCCGTCCCTCGCCCGCAGGCCGCAGACGAAGGCGCTGCACGGCCCCAGCCCGTCAGCGCAGCGCGGCTGGGGCTCCAGGTGCGGCGGCAGCCGCAGGGGCACCAGGATGTCGAAGCAGTCGGGGCTGCGCACCTTGTGCTGCTCGTAGGCGCTGCCGATGCGCACGAAGTCCCCGCGGAGGCTGAGAGCCAGCGGgccgggctgcagcccctgcgCCTTGGCGGCGCGCACCAGCTCGGCCACCACCCGCCCCACGTGCGCCTTGCTGTGCCCCAGAACGTGCGGCGACACCCGCAGCTGCCGCGCGTGGAACCGCTCCAGGGctccgcgccgcgccgccgccgtgcaccgcgccccgccgcgccgggggccgccgcccgccgcgccgtAGCAGCGGGCGAGCAGGCagccgagcagcagcagcgccgaGCCCTTCAGCAGCGGCACCCCGGAccccgccgcctccgccgccgcGTCCTCCGGGCCCCCCGCGCCCTCGCCGGCCGCGCTGCCGCGCAGCGCCTGGTAGAGGCAGAGGAGCGCGGTGCAGAGCGCGGTCAGCAGCGGCCACAAGCCCCGCACGCGGAGGGGGGAGGCGGGCAGGGCGCGGCGGGGGCTCGGGCCGCGGGGGGAGCCGCGGCCGCCCAGCCCCGCGGGCGGGGAgcgcccgcccccgccggccCCCTCCtccgccgccccggccgcccccAGCGCGGGCCGCGCTCTGCCCCTcgccccgccgcgcccctgcctgccccggccgccgctccgctcccctCCGCCGCCGGCTTCCTCTTCCGAGGGACGCGGCCCCGCGTCAGCCGCCGGCTGAGCTCAGAGGAAATGCCGCGGGCGGCGGCCCGAGGGCCGGGGGCGTTGTCCGACgggggccggcccggggcggggagcggcgccgcCCGCGAGGTCGCGGATTCCCGGTTTCGCGATCTCCCGCTTTCCCGATCTCCCGCTTTCCCGCCTTCCCGCCCAGGCGGGCAGAGCCCCTCGCAGCCCTGCCCGTGCCGGCCCCGAAACAGGAGCGAGTCGGGTTCCTTGTTCCCCTCACTGCAGCAGCGTCCTGCGGCGTGTTTTGGTGTGAAGCTGCGAGTTTCTGTACCCCCACAGGAGGGGACGGCGGTGTCGTGTCACAAGCTCCACGTTGCACGTTTTTCCTCAAAGAATTCTTACAGGCCTGGCCCGCTGCAGGGAGTCCGTccagttcccagctctgcctgagggTCTCCGTGccaaaggagcagcaaagccATCAGTGCCAGTGCACCAGGGTGTGTACGGGCTGCTGCCTACTGACAGCTGCCTGCAGTCATAGAATATTCAAAAGCCTTGGGTTTTTCGCCTCGTGCCCAAATTATTAACAAAttaagagagaagaaataatcCTGGGGGTTAAATCTACGCAGATAattgagatgatttttaaacaCATAGTTT
This genomic window from Motacilla alba alba isolate MOTALB_02 chromosome 14, Motacilla_alba_V1.0_pri, whole genome shotgun sequence contains:
- the ITPRIPL2 gene encoding inositol 1,4,5-trisphosphate receptor-interacting protein-like 2 is translated as MAGGQERTTCEPLYVQPAADAGPRPSEEEAGGGGERSGGRGRQGRGGARGRARPALGAAGAAEEGAGGGGRSPPAGLGGRGSPRGPSPRRALPASPLRVRGLWPLLTALCTALLCLYQALRGSAAGEGAGGPEDAAAEAAGSGVPLLKGSALLLLGCLLARCYGAAGGGPRRGGARCTAAARRGALERFHARQLRVSPHVLGHSKAHVGRVVAELVRAAKAQGLQPGPLALSLRGDFVRIGSAYEQHKVRSPDCFDILVPLRLPPHLEPQPRCADGLGPCSAFVCGLRARDGWTRRCRPFAEGFCVELQGRSHLSSGLVLRWFQGHLQRCLGAVRYRLQERCRVSLSACPGQPPTLHILPCSDYVCCHISMAVRLIPAIPLGDALYLTALPPEGPRGSLAPEALWGLNASRQEQRLLGWLKEQAPAASCHLKCLQILKGLRDLRRHGLEEPFCSQWGRVLSSYVLKTALFSLLLQGPLEAWDEQFLVERLEDLVLYLRDCLRKQVLMDFFLGNSSIPEAVALPRFLKEAAPVNLLSAFDGPTLDLVAFQLISTWIQAPHIIRMYSSPRYWRPAPAPCRHMAEAKREPPAGE